The sequence GGAACCGGACCAAAGGCTATCATGCAACCACCGAATTAGGTTGTCCTAAAAACGTATAAAGCTTAGGGTCAGAAAGAGCAACCTCTCATGGAGTTACCTTTTTCTTTTGAAAGCCTCGCCGTTCATGGTGGGGAGGAGGTCAGGATAGGGAGGAGCTTGTAAGTGTTGCCTTTGATAAGTGCCCTGAGGGACGTCTCAAACCTCTGCATTTCCTCTTCGTCCTCAAATCCAACCTTTGCTATGAAGTCGTACTCACCGTAGAGAGGGCTGCCCTTAACGGGGATCTTTTTCAGAACCTCTTCAGTAACTCCCCAGACGAGGAGTATGGCCTGCATTCCATCACCGTTTCATTGAAAAGGACGGATCCCATAAAACGTTTTCTAAGGATTTCATGTCTTTATGTCAAATTTTCGATTAAATTTCGAGCCAAAACCGGCGCGGTGACGGAAGGGATTTAAGGGACGGAACGTTAGGGTAGTCGGTGGGGAACATGAAGGCGGTCTTCTTCGACTTTGTGGGCACGCTCATAACGAAGCCTGGGGAGAACAGGACTCACCTCAACATAATCAAGGAAGTCCTGAGAAGGAGCGGGAGGAGGGATTTGGATCCCAGGGCAGTATGGGAGGAGTACGAAAAAGAAAGCTCGGCCATCTTTAAGGAGCTCACCGGCAAGCCCTACGTGAAGATAAGGGAAGTTGATACTGATGCCCTCAGGCGCGTTGCAGAGAGGTACGGCTTTACTGTGCCTGACGACTTCTGGAACATCAGCCTTGAAATGCACGCCCGCTATGGTGAGCTTTTCCCCGATGCGGTCGAGACCCTCAAGGCCCTCAAAGAACTCGGGCTGCACGTGGGCATTGTCACCGACTCGGACAACGACTACATAGAGCACCATCTAAAGGCCCTCGGAATCTACGGGCTCTTTGACAGCATAACGACGAGCGAGGAGGCCGGGTTCTACAAGCCCCACCCCCGCCCGTTCCAGCTCGCCCTTGAGAAAGCGGGGGCCAAACCGGAGGAAGCGCTCTACGTGGGGGACAACCCCTCGAAAGACTGTGTTGGAGCTAAACGCGTTGGAATGCTGAGCGTTCTCCTCGATCCAACGGGAGAGAGAAGAGAGCTCTGGGACAACTGCGACTTCGTCGTTTCGAATCTGAGGGACGTCATCGAGATCGTTAAGGGGCTGAAGGATTGACCAAAAACTATTTTTAACTTTTCGATGAAAATCTTAAGGTGATAACATGAGGCCGAAGGTGGCCGTTCTCTTCAAGATGAAGAGCAAACCCCTAGAAGAATTAAAGAAATACGCGGACGTTGACGTAATCCTCTACCCGAGCGTTGACCAGCTCAAAGAAGTCATTGGTAATTATGATGGGGTGATCGTTGCCCCAACGAATTCCCTCCCGAAGGAAGTTCTTGAGAGGGCCGAGAGACTTAAAGTCATAAGCTGCCATTCCGCTGGCTATGACCATGTTGACGTCGAGACTGCAACGAGGAAAGGAATCTACGTCACAAAGGTGTCCGGAGTCCTCAGCGAGGCCGTTGCTGAATTCGCCGTTGGCCTGACCATAGCCCTCCTCCGAAAGATTCCCTACGCGGACAGGTTCATAAGGGCAGGAAAGTGGGACTCCCACAACACCGTCTGGAGCGGTTTCAAGGGAATCGAAACCGTCTACGGCAAGAAAGTCGGAATCCTCGGTATGGGCGCGATAGGAAAGGCCATAGCGCGGAGAATGAAGGCAATGGGAACTGAAATCCTCTACTGGTCGCGCTCGCGGAAGCCTGACATTGAGGAGGTGGGCGCGAAATACCTTCCGCTCGATGACGTTCTGAAGGAGAGCGACATCGTAATCCTCGCCCTCCCCGCGACCAAAGAGACTTACCACATCATCAACGAGGAACGCCTGAAACTGCTTGAGGGCAAATACCTTGTGAACATAGGCAGAGGAGTCCTGGTCGATGAGAAAGCCCTCACAAAGGCCATCGAGGAAAGAAGGCTGAAGGGCTACGCGACGGATGTCTTTGAAAAAGAGCCCGTCCAGGAGCACGAGCTCTTCAAGTACGAGTGGGAGACGGTATTGACCCCCCACTACGCGGGCCTCTCGAAGGAGGCGATGGAGGACATGGGCTTCCAGGCCGTTAAAAACCTCCTCACCGTTCTGCGCGGTGAGGTTCCGGAGGCGCTGGTGAACCGCGAGGTTCTCAAAGTCCGCCCGCCTGAGGAGGTAAAGATGCTCTGAGGTGGTATTATGCTCGTTGAAGAGTTAATGGAGATAACCCAGATTCCTGGCATTTCTGGCTACGAGGAAAAGGTAAGGGAGAAGATCGGTGAGTGGCTTGAGCCCTACGCCGACTACACAGTGGACACGATTGGAAACCTCATCGTCGAACTCGGCGAGGGCGAACTCAAGGCCATCTTCATGGCACACATGGACGAGATAGGGCTTTTGATTACCGGGATACGGCCAGACGGAAAGCTCACCTTCAGAAAAATCGGAGGGATAGACGACAGGCTCCTCTACGGCAGGCACCTAGACGTCATTACCGAGAGCGGAAAGCTCGACGGCGTCATCGGGGCTCTACCAGTACACCTCAACCTCGAGAGGAAGTTCGACACAGTCCCCTGGAACAGGCTGGTAATAGACATCGGCGCCGAGAGCAGAGAGGAGGCGGAAGCTCTGGGAGTGAAGGTGCTCGATTACGCGGTCTTCAAGAAGCACTTTGCGGTCTTAAACGACCGCTACGTCTCGACCCGCTCCCTCGACGACCGCTTTGGAGTCGTGGCCTTAATCGAGGCGATAAAAGACCTGGTCGACCACGACCTCGATGGAAAGTGGATATTCGCCTTCACGGTGCAGGAGGAAATAGGCCTCAAGGGGGCAAAGTTCCTGGCGGAGCGCTATTCTCCAAAGTACGCCTTTGCAATAGACTCCTTCGCCTGTTGCAGCAACCTCACCGGAGACGTCAGGCTCGGTGGAGGAGCAGTTATAAGGGCCGTCGACAACTCGGCCATCTACACCAGAAGGCTCGCCAGAAAGGTCGCTGAGGTGGCGTCGAGGAACGAGATTCCGCTTCAGGTGGGCGTCACGGGCGGCGGAACCGACGCCTCGGTCTTCCAGCACAAGAGTGAGGTCTTGGCTTTGAGCGTTCCAATAAAGTACCTCCACAGCGAGGTCGAGACGCTCAATTTGGGCGACCTTGAGGCGCTGATAAAGCTAATTGAGGCTATAGCCTTCGAACTGTAAACTTTATATATCCCTGCCGATACAAGTGGGACTGGTGGGAAAAGTGGGACTAACTAAAATTGACACCAAAGGAAGGATAGTCATCCCAAAGGACATCAGGGAGAGGATGGGCATAAAGCCGGGGGAGGAGTTCCTGATAACCGAGATAGACGGTGATACGATAATCATAAAGCGCTTCGACGTCAAAAAGATGCTCGAAAAAATGATAAAGAACGCAAAGAGGCTGGATCTTGACGAACTCCCGAAAGAAACAGAAAAAGAGGGGAACAGGGTTGCGAAGGAGCTCTACGGCCTCTAAATTTCTTATCGATACCAACGTTTTCATAGCTGCCGTAAAAAGGGGCTGGACAGACACCACAGAGCTCTTACTCCACATTTTGTCGGACGAGAAATACCACATTGTTGGAAACGACGTTCTGCTGGCCGAATATCGGAAGTATGTCAAAAAGCTGAGTGTGGAGGATTTCTACGAGTTTCTTAAGCTTAGAATGGAAATAGTCAACCCCAGCCGGGAGGAGGTGCTCCGCGCCCTTCCTTACTTTCCTCCAACTCAAATAGCTGATGCTGTTCATGCTGCCACATGCCTGAAAACCGGAGCAATCCTGATAACCAACGACAGGCACTTTGAGAAGGTGGCTGAGAAAGGCCTGATAAAAGTGTGGAGCATAAGCGATGCAATACGGAAAATCCTTAGGAGGTGATTCCTTGCTCAAATACCTTGGCTACTTCGCGGTCGGTGTCTTCATAGGCATCCTTGCGGCCATGTTTGGCCTCGGAGGTGGGTTCCTCGTAGTGCCGACGCTCAACCTGCTCGATGTTGAAATACACCACGCAGTCGGAACCTCAAGCGCGGCGGTGGTTTTCACATCGCTCAGTTCCGCAATAGCGTACGCAAGACAGGGAAGGGTACATTACAAGGCCGGCCTCCTGCTGGCCTCAACGGCGGTAATCGGTGCTTACATCGGCGCGTGGATGACGAGCTTCATAAGCGCACCCCAGCTTAAAGTCATCTTCGGTCTTGCGCTGGTCGTCGTTGCAATAAGAATATACCGCAAGAAGACGGCGGAGCCGACTGAGGTAAGGCTTGAGGACGTTGAGATCAACTACAAGCTGGTGCCCCTTGGAGGCTTCTTCGCGGGAATAGCGAGCGGCCTTCTCGGCGTCGGGGGAGGCATAATCAATGTGCCCTTCCTGACGTACCTAGGTCTGCCGATACACTACGCGGTGGCAACTTCAAGCTTTGCGATAGTTTTCACCGCAACGGCTGGAGCGCTCAAGCACTACATGATGGGCAACGTTGAAGTCCAGTGGCTCGTCCTCCTCGTGCCCGGCCTCATCGTCGGCGCTCAGCTCGGCGCGAGGATAGCGAAGAGGACGAAGGCCAGCGACCTCAAAAAGGCCTTCGCGGTCGTTATGGCTCTCCTCGCCCTGAGGATGGTCCTGAAGGGCCTCGGCTTTGCAGTCCCGTGAAGCTTTTAAAAGGCCCTTTCCACCCTTTTTCATGCTCCATTATTTGCTCGACTTCATCTTGGGCCTCGGCATCGGGTTCATAGCCGGCCTTCTCGGCGTCGGGGGAGGCTTCCTGATAGTGCCGACCCTTGTCCTCCTCGGCGAGCCGATGCACCTTGCCATAGGCACGAGTCTGGCCTGCATCGTCCTCAGCTCGCTTTCCGCTTCCATAACCCACATCAAAAGGGGTGCCGTCCTCTACCGCGTCGTCCTGCTCAAGGAAATCTTTTCTGTGCCTTTCGCCGTTCTCGGCGCTTACCTGTCGTCAATGATTGCGGGAGAGAAACTCAAACTGATTTTTGCACTTCTCCTGCTGTACCTAGCCTACAAAATGGCCAGAAGGGATAAAAACATCGAGGGAAACGGAAGCGAAATTCACTATTCCCGCGTTCCGGTTGTGGGAATTCTCTCTGGCCTCGTGAGCGGGCTTTTGGGGATAAGCGGCGGTGTTCTGAACGTTCCCCTCTTCCACACGTTCGTGGGTATACCCATGAGGTACGCCGTTGGGACGTCGAGCTTTGCCCTGTTTTTCACCGCTCTGGCAGGGGCCATCGAGCACTACCAGCTCGGGCAGGTGGACGTCCGCACGGCGGTTCTGCTCGCCCCGGGGCTCATAATCGGTGGGAGGCTCGGTGCTCTGACGGCCCACAGCGTTCGTCCTGAGACCCTGAGGAGGGCCTTTGCGGGGGTTCTAATTCTGGTCGCCCTCAAGATGCTCCTGTGAAAGTTTATTAACCGTAAGGTAAAGTCCCACCGGTGGAAGCGATGGAAGATCTTATTGGAAAGGTTCGGGAGAAGTTCGACCTTGAGGTCAATGACATGGCTGACGCATGGAAGCTTGTGGAATGGCTTGAAGAGAAGGGCTGGGTGGTCTACATCATAACGGCCAAAGACAGAAAGCAGGTTGATGCGTGGCACCCGCGTTATGGAACACTCTTCGCCCAGTTCGGAGAGGTTCCGAACTTCGGGAGCATTTTGGAGGGAATTCTAACCGTTGCGCTCTTGGCTAAAGAGATTGAGGAAAACGGGTTCAAAAGGACTAAAGCTCGATGATCTTGCCAACGTGAAGGCCTTCAACGTTTCTGAGGGCGGAGGAGAGGAAGGCAAACTCCTCTATTCCAGTGCAGTGGCCGGCGTAAAGTCTTCCAACGCCCAGTTCACTAAGTCCCCTGGCTGCATCAGTTAAAAGGGCTTTTCCTGCCCCCCTGAGGTGGAACCCACCTATCAGAGCCAGCACCCTCTTTCCCGTGAGAGTCATGGAGTGCCTCACTATGTTGAGTACCCCGCTGTGGCCGCAGCCGGTGATAACGGCTATGCCATCGCCGAGATCGACGATGAGTGCGAGGTCATCAAGAACCGGATCTGGAACAGTTTTTCCATCCAGAACTAGGTAACCAACGGCTCTATCCCAGGTTCTCCTCTCGATCTCTCCGGAGCTAATGAATCCCGGTAAAAACTCAACCGGTTTCGGGGATAGGTGGAACTTTGCCCCAAGTTCCTCAAGCTCCTCCTTTTTGAATGGTATCCCTATCTCCCGCCTGTGGGGTTTCAGGGCTATTCTCTGTTCGAAGATACCAGGATGGGCGTAGACATCAATTTCTCTTTCCCTGCTTTCTAGAAAAGCCCTGAGGCCGCCTGTGTGGTCGTAGTGACCGTGGGTTATGAAGAGCGCGTCTATCTCTTCTGGAGAAACCCCAAGCGTTTCCATGTTTCTGAGGAGAACCTCCCCATCCGTCCCTGTATCGACGAGAACTTTCCTCCCATTGTGCTCCACGAGAGCAGCAAAGCCATGATAGCCGATTAAGCCCTTTCTGTAGCCGGCATGGTTCTCGAAGAGGATCGTGAGTTTCATCTCGACCACCTAAAAGAGAAATGCTGAGGAGCTCACCATCCTCCCCTTCCACGGCCCATCCCCATTCCTCTTCCGCGACCCATGCCTCGACCCATACCGGAACCCATGCCACGGCCCATTCCTCTCCCCATTCCACGTCCTCTTCCTCCGCCCATGCCTCCTTCAGGGCCAAAGACTGCGGGCCCAAGCTCTCCGCGAAGGAGTGCATCCACGGCCTCTTTAACAGTCATCGTTGGCGGTGCGGAGTGCATCCTTATTCCTGCTGCCTGAAGAACCTGGCTTGAGTTCGGCCCGAACTGGCCGGATATGACAACGTCGGCGCCCTGATCTATGACAAACTGGGCCGCGGTGACCCCTGCCCCCCTAGGCTGGCTGTAGCCCGGATTTGGGACAACCTGGACATTCACTATCTCCCCGTTCTCCACATCGACTATTGTGAAGGTTGGAGTCCTGCCAAAGGCAGGGTTTACCCTGTCATCGAGCCCTCCGTTCACGGTTGAGATTATTATCCTCATTTTCCACCACCTCCACATGAGTTAGGAAAGCCTAAGTTAAAAGACTTGTGCATATGCTCAGTACTCAAATCTGTTCCAAAATGCTTAAAAAAGATCTAGATCACGTTACCCACGGAGGTGAGCTAATGCTCAAAGTTGAGAACCTTCACGTGAACGTTGAAAACAAAGAGATTCTCAAGGGCGTTGACCTGGAGGTTAACCCCGGTGAATTCCACGTTGTTATGGGCCCAAACGGCTCCGGAAAGTCAACCCTCGCGCTCACAATAGCCGGACACCCGAAGTACGAGGTCAAGAACGGAAGAATTCTCTTCGACGGTGAAGATGTAACCGACCTCGGCCCCCATGAGAGGGTCAGGAGGGGCATAATGCTAGCCTTCCAGCACCCTCCGGAGGTCGAGGGCGTCAAGATAATCGAGTTCCTCCAGCAGGTTCTCGTCGAGCTCAAGGGGCTTGACCCGATTGAGGCCTACGACCTGATAGTCGAGAAGGCCAGGGAGTTCTGGTTTAAGGAAGAAGACCTGCACCGCTACGTCAACGTCGGCTTCTCCGGCGGTGAGAGGAAGAGGCTTGAGCTCCTGCAGGCGGTTCTCATCGAGCCGAAGCTTCTCATACTCGACGAGCCGGACAGCGGTGTTGACGTCGACTCCCTCAGCCTGATCAGCAGGAAAATCGAAGAGCTCCACAAGAAGGGAACGGCGATACTTTTGATAACCCACTACGGCAGAATCCTCCAGCACATAGACAGGGAGAGCATCACCGTTCACGTGATGAAGGATGGCAGGATTGTGAGAACCGGCGGAGGAGAGCTCGTGGACAGGATAGACAGAGAGGGCTTCGCCAGAGTATTCGAGGAGGTGGGAGCATGACTGAAACGATAACCCTCAGCGACGCCAAGGCGATAATCGAGAACCAGATTGAGGAGCTGGCAAAGAGGAACAGGGAACCGGAGTGGATGACGAGGATACGGTACAAGGCTCTCGAAGCCTTCGAAAAAGCCCCGCTCAACGACCCGGTCATAAGCGAGGAGGAGCTCCTCCACTTCATAGCGAAGCCCGAGGTAGAGGGTCTGCCTGAAAACATCGAGAGCCTCGACGACCTCCCGCCGGAAATGAAGGCCCTTCTCGACAGGCTCGGCATTTCTGAAGTCGAGCAGAAGTACATAGCAGGCTTGGCCGTTCAGACCGACACGGGCGTCATCTACAACCAGTTCCTCCAGGAGTGGGCCAAGAAGGGGCTAATCGTCCTCCCGACGGAGGAGGCCGTTAGAAGGTACCCGGACATAGTCAAAGAGCACTTCCTCAAGCTCTTCCGCGCTGACGAGAGCAAGCTGACCGCTTACCACACCGCAGTATGGAACGGTGGAATCTTCCTCTACGTCAAAGAAGGCCTGAAGGTGCCGTTCCCGCTCCACCTGTTCTTCCTCATCCAGGAGAGCGCCCTCGCCCAGGCACCGCACATAATCATAATCGCCGAGCCCAACACCGAGTTCCACCTCATAGAGGGCTGTACCGCTCCTATACTCGTCAAGCACTCCCTCCACCTCGATATGACCGAAGCATACATCCACGGGGGGGCCAAAGCCCAGCTGACAGTTCTGCAGAATTGGCCTGAGTACGTCCACACGAGGCCGATGACCAGGGCGAAGATTGGAAAAGGAGCGCGCTTCATCAACACGACCGTGGGCCTTGGAACGGGCAAGAGCAACGTCGCCAACCCCAAGTACTGGGTGGACGAGAACGGCTACGTCGAGCTGAACGGCATTCTGCTCGGCCAGAAGGACTGGTTCATTGACCTCGGAGGAGAGATGTACCTCCAGGGCAAAGGAGCGGCGGGAATAAACGCGAGCAAGGCAGTCATAATGGACGAGAGCACCGTTATAACGCGCGGAGTGATAAAGGCAGAGGCACCTAAAACAAAGGGCCACATAAGCTGTGACGCGCTTCTCATGAGCGACAAGGCCACTATGGAGACATATCCTGGTCTCGTCAGTAGGGTTGATGATGCGGAGCTGAGCCACGAGGCAGCTATCGGCAAGATACGCGAGGAGGAGCTGTTCTACCTGATGAGCAGGGGGCTCGACGAGGAGAAGGCGACCCAGCTCATAGTCAAGGGCTTCCTCGAACCGATGCTCAAGGACATCCCGATGGAGTTCCTGGTTGAGATTAGGAAGATTATCGAGCTGGCCGTGAGCGGGGGCATGTGAGCCCCGGCTCAGCATCTTTGTCTTTTATCCTCTGAAGTTCAGTTTTTGTGTACCAAGAATATTGCCTGTATTGTGAACTAGCATGGCTCTCA is a genomic window of Thermococcus guaymasensis DSM 11113 containing:
- the sufC gene encoding Fe-S cluster assembly ATPase SufC, which codes for MLKVENLHVNVENKEILKGVDLEVNPGEFHVVMGPNGSGKSTLALTIAGHPKYEVKNGRILFDGEDVTDLGPHERVRRGIMLAFQHPPEVEGVKIIEFLQQVLVELKGLDPIEAYDLIVEKAREFWFKEEDLHRYVNVGFSGGERKRLELLQAVLIEPKLLILDEPDSGVDVDSLSLISRKIEELHKKGTAILLITHYGRILQHIDRESITVHVMKDGRIVRTGGGELVDRIDREGFARVFEEVGA
- a CDS encoding TIGR02253 family HAD-type hydrolase; translated protein: MKAVFFDFVGTLITKPGENRTHLNIIKEVLRRSGRRDLDPRAVWEEYEKESSAIFKELTGKPYVKIREVDTDALRRVAERYGFTVPDDFWNISLEMHARYGELFPDAVETLKALKELGLHVGIVTDSDNDYIEHHLKALGIYGLFDSITTSEEAGFYKPHPRPFQLALEKAGAKPEEALYVGDNPSKDCVGAKRVGMLSVLLDPTGERRELWDNCDFVVSNLRDVIEIVKGLKD
- a CDS encoding sulfite exporter TauE/SafE family protein; protein product: MLHYLLDFILGLGIGFIAGLLGVGGGFLIVPTLVLLGEPMHLAIGTSLACIVLSSLSASITHIKRGAVLYRVVLLKEIFSVPFAVLGAYLSSMIAGEKLKLIFALLLLYLAYKMARRDKNIEGNGSEIHYSRVPVVGILSGLVSGLLGISGGVLNVPLFHTFVGIPMRYAVGTSSFALFFTALAGAIEHYQLGQVDVRTAVLLAPGLIIGGRLGALTAHSVRPETLRRAFAGVLILVALKMLL
- a CDS encoding M42 family metallopeptidase; this encodes MLVEELMEITQIPGISGYEEKVREKIGEWLEPYADYTVDTIGNLIVELGEGELKAIFMAHMDEIGLLITGIRPDGKLTFRKIGGIDDRLLYGRHLDVITESGKLDGVIGALPVHLNLERKFDTVPWNRLVIDIGAESREEAEALGVKVLDYAVFKKHFAVLNDRYVSTRSLDDRFGVVALIEAIKDLVDHDLDGKWIFAFTVQEEIGLKGAKFLAERYSPKYAFAIDSFACCSNLTGDVRLGGGAVIRAVDNSAIYTRRLARKVAEVASRNEIPLQVGVTGGGTDASVFQHKSEVLALSVPIKYLHSEVETLNLGDLEALIKLIEAIAFEL
- a CDS encoding NifB/NifX family molybdenum-iron cluster-binding protein, translating into MRIIISTVNGGLDDRVNPAFGRTPTFTIVDVENGEIVNVQVVPNPGYSQPRGAGVTAAQFVIDQGADVVISGQFGPNSSQVLQAAGIRMHSAPPTMTVKEAVDALLRGELGPAVFGPEGGMGGGRGRGMGRGMGRGMGSGMGRGMGRGRGMGMGRGRGGW
- a CDS encoding type II toxin-antitoxin system VapC family toxin → MRRSSTASKFLIDTNVFIAAVKRGWTDTTELLLHILSDEKYHIVGNDVLLAEYRKYVKKLSVEDFYEFLKLRMEIVNPSREEVLRALPYFPPTQIADAVHAATCLKTGAILITNDRHFEKVAEKGLIKVWSISDAIRKILRR
- a CDS encoding MBL fold metallo-hydrolase; this translates as MKLTILFENHAGYRKGLIGYHGFAALVEHNGRKVLVDTGTDGEVLLRNMETLGVSPEEIDALFITHGHYDHTGGLRAFLESREREIDVYAHPGIFEQRIALKPHRREIGIPFKKEELEELGAKFHLSPKPVEFLPGFISSGEIERRTWDRAVGYLVLDGKTVPDPVLDDLALIVDLGDGIAVITGCGHSGVLNIVRHSMTLTGKRVLALIGGFHLRGAGKALLTDAARGLSELGVGRLYAGHCTGIEEFAFLSSALRNVEGLHVGKIIEL
- a CDS encoding AbrB/MazE/SpoVT family DNA-binding domain-containing protein, with amino-acid sequence MGKVGLTKIDTKGRIVIPKDIRERMGIKPGEEFLITEIDGDTIIIKRFDVKKMLEKMIKNAKRLDLDELPKETEKEGNRVAKELYGL
- a CDS encoding 2-hydroxyacid dehydrogenase codes for the protein MRPKVAVLFKMKSKPLEELKKYADVDVILYPSVDQLKEVIGNYDGVIVAPTNSLPKEVLERAERLKVISCHSAGYDHVDVETATRKGIYVTKVSGVLSEAVAEFAVGLTIALLRKIPYADRFIRAGKWDSHNTVWSGFKGIETVYGKKVGILGMGAIGKAIARRMKAMGTEILYWSRSRKPDIEEVGAKYLPLDDVLKESDIVILALPATKETYHIINEERLKLLEGKYLVNIGRGVLVDEKALTKAIEERRLKGYATDVFEKEPVQEHELFKYEWETVLTPHYAGLSKEAMEDMGFQAVKNLLTVLRGEVPEALVNREVLKVRPPEEVKML
- a CDS encoding SUF-like minimal system protein SmsB; its protein translation is MTETITLSDAKAIIENQIEELAKRNREPEWMTRIRYKALEAFEKAPLNDPVISEEELLHFIAKPEVEGLPENIESLDDLPPEMKALLDRLGISEVEQKYIAGLAVQTDTGVIYNQFLQEWAKKGLIVLPTEEAVRRYPDIVKEHFLKLFRADESKLTAYHTAVWNGGIFLYVKEGLKVPFPLHLFFLIQESALAQAPHIIIIAEPNTEFHLIEGCTAPILVKHSLHLDMTEAYIHGGAKAQLTVLQNWPEYVHTRPMTRAKIGKGARFINTTVGLGTGKSNVANPKYWVDENGYVELNGILLGQKDWFIDLGGEMYLQGKGAAGINASKAVIMDESTVITRGVIKAEAPKTKGHISCDALLMSDKATMETYPGLVSRVDDAELSHEAAIGKIREEELFYLMSRGLDEEKATQLIVKGFLEPMLKDIPMEFLVEIRKIIELAVSGGM
- a CDS encoding sulfite exporter TauE/SafE family protein; translated protein: MLKYLGYFAVGVFIGILAAMFGLGGGFLVVPTLNLLDVEIHHAVGTSSAAVVFTSLSSAIAYARQGRVHYKAGLLLASTAVIGAYIGAWMTSFISAPQLKVIFGLALVVVAIRIYRKKTAEPTEVRLEDVEINYKLVPLGGFFAGIASGLLGVGGGIINVPFLTYLGLPIHYAVATSSFAIVFTATAGALKHYMMGNVEVQWLVLLVPGLIVGAQLGARIAKRTKASDLKKAFAVVMALLALRMVLKGLGFAVP